One Ictalurus punctatus breed USDA103 chromosome 21, Coco_2.0, whole genome shotgun sequence genomic window carries:
- the fam83d gene encoding protein FAM83D, with translation MAMSQCLEDSPSWRRSEVRQDSSIKESYNERHRLALETLVSEGIESFTDFLSKERIPNFLSDDEIRRISRAAVVPRCVSFVGEDSHLDQSSTLDCSSVTYFPEISDLEPPVLEIGWPAFTTGSFRGVTRAAAYFQPSYGESIYSCKEAARRMIKNAKEVIAIVTDSLTDLDIFHDLLEACTQSRVPVYILLEQKSLPAFLQMCKNLNVRLDDLQHMRVRTLTGSTYYMRSGARITGKVHERFMLIDGNRVATGSYRFNWTDGKLNSSNLIELSGQITEKFDEEFRILYAQSLPLNTRVASSVQNSSIYDYRLHKHPGTSTSIAANVCKPMLLTSTPNRANTRQSGKEREIESIPVPGTLSLEEKQMEQDFGHNLTAAKENPLNAENFDMSANTVNMGTKTHPAVLFHHTSTQTSCLNLDGIMQIKLITNPQDSCAIALSCSDKTSNPSHSSASTTTTANGCSTQVEVQHCPYIHRSIVPTGSNLRDCVCKLTKERHYHFSIIRSKLDHMMMMLSQRRELVDLAGQHKGYKILPSA, from the exons ATGGCCATGTCGCAGTGTCTCGAGGATTCACCGAGCTGGAGAAGGTCAGAGGTACGACAGGATTCAAGCATTAAAGAATCATATAATGAACGGCACCGACTTGCCCTGGAAACGCTGGTTTCCGAAGGAATCGAGTCCTTCACAGACTTTCTCAGCAAGGAGAGAATACCGAATTTTCTATCCGATGACGAGATCCGACGGATCTCCCGTGCTGCGGTTGTACCGAGATGCGTGTCCTTCGTTGGGGAGGATTCCCATTTAGACCAATCCAGCACCTTGGACTGTTCGTCTGTCACGTATTTCCCGGAGATTTCCGACCTGGAGCCCCCTGTTTTAGAAATCGGTTGGCCCGCTTTCACGACGGGGTCGTTCCGTGGCGTCACGCGCGCTGCAGCGTACTTCCAGCCCAGTTATGGAGAAAGCATCTACAGCTGTAAAGAAGCAGCAAGAAGGATGATCAAAAATGCCAAGGAG GTGATTGCCATAGTAACAGATTCGCTAACAGACTTGGACATTTTCCATGACCTGCTGGAGGCATGCACCCAAAGTCGTGTCCCTGTGTACATCCTACTAGAGCAGAAGTCTCTCCCAGCGTTCCTGCAGATGTGCAAAAACCTTAATGTGCGACTAGATGACCTCCAG CATATGAGAGTGCGGACGCTAACAGGTTCAACTTACTACATGCGTTCTGGTGCTCGTATTACTGGGAAGGTTCATGAACGATTTATGTTGATTGATGGGAACAGGGTGGCCACAGGCTCATACAG GTTCAACTGGACTGATGGTAAACTCAACAGTAGCAATCTCATTGAGCTATCTGGCCAAATCACTGAGAAGTTTGATGAAGAGTTCCGCATCCTCTATGCTCAGTCTCTCCCACTCAACACAAGAGTTGCCTCTAGTGTTCAAAACAGTAGCATCTATGACTATAGATTACACAAGCACCCAGGAACTTCTACTTCCATAGCAGCCAATGTTTGTAAACCAATGTTGCTGACCAGCACACCCAACAGAGCAAACACCAGACAATCTGGGAAAGAAAGGGAGATTGAGAGCATTCCAGTACCTGGCACCTTATCTCTTGAAGAGAAGCAGATGGAGCAAGATTTTGGACATAATCTGACTGCTGCTAAAGAGAATCCTCTGAATGCTGAAAACTTTGATATGTCTGCTAACACTGTAAACATGGGCACTAAGACACATCCAGCTGTTCTGTTccaccacacctccacacagACCAGCTGCCTGAATTTAGATGGCATAATGCAGATAAAACTAATTACCAATCCACAGGATTCTTGTGCCATAGCACTAAGCTGCAGTGATAAGACAAGCAACCCGAGCCATTCATCTGCCTCAACAACCACCACAGCCAATGGTTGTTCTACTCAAGTAGAGGTGCAACACTGCCCATACATCCACCGCAGTATTGTCCCTACAGGCAGTAACCTGAGGGATTGTGTCTGCAAATTGACCAAAGAACGCCATTACCATTTCTCCATCATTCGCTCTAAGCTGGAccacatgatgatgatgctatCCCAAAGGAGGGAGCTGGTGGATCTTGCTGGTCAGCACAAGGGCTACAAAATTCTGCCTTCTGCTTGA